The genomic window GGTACATAATTCATCAAAATTTAACAGataaaagcaaaaagcaaagtttttcttctttccataaACCGATCGATGATCAAATTAAGCCATGACTTATAACCAGCTGGAAATAAACCTCGACCATGATGATCTGGAAACGGATTTTGACCAATGTTGTGATCGTGATCTCACTTGTGAGAGCTTGACTCTGTTAATAAATTTCAGTTGATCTGATCAAATGCTTATTTTCTGCACTGCTTGGCATGTGCAAAGTTCAACCATGAAAAAGTATGATATCCACGCCAATGACAAGCCTGTCACTGAAATCTCTATGGCGCTGATGATATCTTCATAAATGATTCTACCGTCATGATAGTTCTACATTGAGAAGTGAGACTCCCGTTATTTATCTCTATAGCGGTGCAGTTTTTCTTCACCAACTCTTGAACAACGTTTTTGACAAACCGTGAAAATTCCAAAGATGATGCATAGGAGAAAGAATGCTCCACCAAATGGAACAACCACCAAAGTCACACTTCTTTTCTGATTCAATAGTGGCCGTCACTGCACTGCAGGGGCGGAGGCTGGTGTGGcggaggctggtgtgggcaattgttcACATAGAtcccaaaaaaaattcttatttttatattaatatttgtgaacaatttttttcattggtgccccttaaaaatttcaaactttatagTTAAAATTTTGTGACTCTGCCCCTAATCACCAGGAAAGGTACAAAGTAAATGCCATTGGCCGCAAACTATGACTAGATCCTTTTATCCCATTCCAAATCAAGAGAGCATGGTTTTCAACCAAATTAGACGCCAGTTTCAGAGATGAAGCCGATGGCAGTGGGGGCGTGGTGACTCCCATTAAGAGCTTCCTGCATGCCGTATTCTGGTTGCTCCTCTTCATGTGTTTCGGCAAGAAACTTGAAGACGACGTAGTCTTGAAAATCGAGACCGTGTTGCATGACCTTACTTTGCGCTATCCGCTGTCCAATCTCCTGAGCATCTTCCCCAGAATCACCAAAATCCTCTTCCCGCGGCCATGTGGCGAACTGCTCGAGCTCAGGCGCAGGCGGGAGGAGGTAATCCTGCGCCTCATAAGAGACTGCAGAGCAGCTGGCAGGAAGCCGACGATCTCTTCTATCGATTCCCTTCTCAGTCTCGAACTCCCCGATGGCCGGAAACTTGAGGACAAGGAGATCCTAGTGCTCTGCGCGGAGTTCCTCAATGGAGGAAATGCCACGACGTCAACAACACCCCAGTGGGTGATGGCGAACTTGGTCAAGAACCCtgggattcaggcgaagctccACGAAGAGGTAAGCAGCGTCGTCGGCGAACGTGCGGAGGTGAATGAAGACGACCTAACATGGATGCCTTACCTAAAGGCAGTGGCCATGGAGACACTAAGGAGGCACCCACCGAGCCATTTGATGTTGAACCACACGGCGATGGATGAGGACGAGACTCTTGGCGGGCATGCCATACCGGTGAAGGCATTGATCAACTTCATGGCAAGGGAGATGGGGTTGGAAGAGAAGGTATGGAAGGAGCCGCTGGAGTTCAGGCCGGAGAGGTTCCTGCCGGGAGGCGAGGGGGAAGAGGTGGACATCACGAGGAGCAAAAAGAAGATGTCTCTTTGGTGCAGGAAGAAGGATCTTCCCTGGCAATGAGTGGCCATGCTGCACCTCCAATACCTGGTGGCCAATTTGGTTCGCGAGTTCGAGTGGTCGGTTCCTCGTGGTGATGGTGGGGAGGTGGACTTGACTGAAAATTGGGAGTTCACTGTTGTAATGAAAACCCCTTTAAAAGTTCGCAGATTTAAAGGAAATAGACACCGACTCCAGGAGACGAGACTGAAAGAAGACGAAGatagatatagagagagagacaggagGTGAAATGCTCCGGTCATCCAGCCGTCGACCGGAGGATTTTCTGTATGTAATATTGGGCCTATTGGCAGTTACTTAATGTATGGCGCATCAATTCTTCGGTTCAGTATGAGGTCTAAGTTCATACACTAATACCACCAAGTCCAACCTCTAAATTTCTCCAGGAAAGAACCAGCCCAGAAATTTGGCAAAATTTTGTCAATCTCGacagcacaaaaaaaaaaaagaaaactctaAACGAGTTTCAGCTTTCTGGCCAAGAGGATTGAGAAACCATTAAGTAGTTGATCTTTCTAACGGTGAAAGGAAACCCAGCCCGGCAAATAGCAGTGAAGTGTAGAGGTGGTCGCCCAACGTAATGAAAGCAATGCTGAAATAAGAGTAAACAAAGCCTAACAATGTGTTCCTCATGAACTTGAGTGTTCTAGCCGAGTTTCTGGGCATTGGAATCCCAATATCGTACTTCAGACATAAAAGTACAAAATGAGCTAAAAGGATTCTGCAATGAATAAATGGAAATAATAATATTCCAGTGTTATATTCTTATTCTTACATATCTTATGCTATAAGGCAACAACTAAAATTCCGTAACTTTAATCCTGTTCAATAACATACACTCCGAAGTAATAGCAACTAAATTGTATGATCCATTTTATATAGGTAAAGATTATCTTCTGGTTGCAAGATCCCAATCATGGGTTCTTAACCCATACAGAAAGCGTCGTTAGTGTATTGGAATTTATTATTGGTGAGGCTAGgctaattaaaacaaaaaaggaactATACAATCATGTCCTATATTGTGCACACAAGTCAAGATTTATAAGTACTACATAACTTCTTAATACATCACAAATAAGATGGCAATCAATTTACTCTTGATGAGTGTTAACGATAATAAACTTGAGCAACACGTACACGAAGAAAAGAGTAACCGACAAACAAAAAAGGGTCATATAACATAATATGTG from Nymphaea colorata isolate Beijing-Zhang1983 chromosome 6, ASM883128v2, whole genome shotgun sequence includes these protein-coding regions:
- the LOC116255950 gene encoding cytochrome P450 89A2-like produces the protein MTYNQLEINLDHDDLETDFDQCCDRDLTYPFIPFQIKRAWFSTKLDASFRDEADGSGGVVTPIKSFLHAVFWLLLFMCFGKKLEDDVVLKIETVLHDLTLRYPLSNLLSIFPRITKILFPRPCGELLELRRRREEVILRLIRDCRAAGRKPTISSIDSLLSLELPDGRKLEDKEILVLCAEFLNGGNATTSTTPQWVMANLVKNPGIQAKLHEEVSSVVGERAEVNEDDLTWMPYLKAVAMETLRRHPPSHLMLNHTAMDEDETLGGHAIPVKALINFMAREMGLEEKVWKEPLEFRPERFLPGGEGEEVDITRSKKKMSLWCRKKDLPWQ